Within the Flavobacterium sp. CG_23.5 genome, the region ACATTAACTTCTAACAATGTAGGTTACGTTGGAAATGTTATAGGAACCGCTTTATACTGGGATCCTACTTTGCCTATTTATAATGCAGACGGAACTTATTATTCACGCGGAAATAACGGTCCTCAAGGACCAGTAGATGATGATTACCTTAATCCTGTACAATTGCTAAATTCATATAATGATTATACAAATACAAATAAAATTATAGGTAGTATTAACTCAATTGTAAAAATCAACAGTCATTTAAAATATCAGTTCTTATTTGGTATTGAAAATTCTAATTCTACAAGAAAAAGCCAATTATCACCCTCAATTCATATAAAAGATGTGGCACAAGCGACACAAGGTGGGGTTAAAAAATATGGAGCGGCACAAATTTCTGAGCAAAGTAGATTTAATAAAACTTTTGAGCACACGTTAAATTATAACAATTCTTTTGGAGATAATTTTACTTTAGACGCTTTGTTAGGGTACTCGTACTATGATTATAATGCAAGTGGCCTTAATGCAAGTGGTAAAGGATACGATGCTGCTCAAACCAATTTAATTGATAATATTGAAGGAGGATTTCAACAGGAGTATAGAGCAGATTCTTTTAGAAATAGAAGTGAATTGCAATCTTATTTTGCTAGATTCAATGCTACTTTGTATAAAAAATTGATTGTAACTGCAACTATTCGTAGAGACGGTTCTACAAAACCAGGTGTTAATGCCAAATATGATAATTTCCCATCTGTGGGTGTTGCCTACAAAATTGTTGAAAACAAAGAAGGCTTGCTTAACGATTTCAAAATTAGAGGAAGTTATGGTATTACTGGTAATCAAGAATTCCCTACAAACTCAGCTGTTGCAAGATCGTCGTATGGTTTAAATGGTTCATTGAATCTTGACAGTAATGGTAACTCTGATTTAAAATGGGAGACTACGACATCAAGCGGTGTTGGAGCAGATTTTACCTTGCTAAATAACAGATTGAATGGTACGTTTGATTATTATATGAGAGATACTAAAGATCTTATTTTCCCGATTCCATCAGCGGCTACACAACCTGGACCACCATCGCCTCGTTACAAAAACTTACCTGGTAATTTAATCAACAAAGGATTTGAGGTTTCTTTAGGATATAAAGTAATAGACAAAGAAAATTTCACTTGGGATGTTTCAGGTAATGCTTCTTTCCAAACTAATAAAATGACTAATTTCGCTGGTTTCTTGCAGACAGGAGCTATAAATGGTCAAGGATTGTCTAATGCCTATGCAGAAGTAATTACTAATGAAAAACCTATTTATTCTTATTATATTTATGAATTTAGAGGGTATGCCGCAGATGGTTCATCAATTTATGCTGATGCCGCTGGAAATGACTCAGGTCTTGGGACCGCATCTAAATCTATATTAGACAAACAACCATTACCAAAAATGAACCTTGGTTTTTCCACCAGCTTGACCTTTAATAACTTTGATGCTGCGGTTTCATTTTATGGTGCTTTTGGTCATTATATATATAACAATACAGCAAACGCCTATTTCTTTAAGGGCGCTTTCTTAGGAGGTAAAAATGTGACTTCAGAGGTAGCTTCATCTGCACAAGCACAAGGGGATCCTAACTCCCCATCTACTAAATATTTAGAAAAAGGAGATTTTTTACGTATGGGTAACTTATCTTTTGGTTATAGTTTCAGAGGAGCGGCAGTATTAGAAAAGGCGAAAATTAAATCTGCTCGTTTATTTGTAAACGGATCTAACTTGTTATTATTTACTAAATACAAAGGATTTGATCCTGAAGTAGATACTGACAAACAATTGGGAGGTGTACCTTCTGCAGGTATGGATTATTTAGCTTATCCTAAAGCGAAAAGTGTGTCGGTCGGACTTAATGTAACGTTTTAATTTTAAAAAAAATGAAAAAAATAAGATTTATAAAAGGCTTATTATTTGTTAGTACTTTAACTCTAGCAGTGGGTTGTACTAATTTAAATGAGGAAGTATTAGATGGTGTACAGATAAAATCATCTACAGGAGCTTCAGGCTCTGTAAACACGGGTGCTTTGTTAGCAAAGACCTATGAGGGTTTGAGAGATTTTAATGGACAAGGAGGGGTGTTTACCTTAGACGAAATGTCTACAGATGCTCTAGCAGGCCCTACTCGTGGTGGGGACTGGGACGATAATGGAGCGTTGAGACAAATGCACACACACACCTGGGCGCCTGATCATATTGAGGTAAAAAGTGCATGGAACTCATTATTATCTAACGTGTATAACTGTAATGTTATAATTGAACAAGGGGGTACTGCCTCTCAAATTGTAGAAGCTCGTTTTTTACGTGCATTTTATTATTATAATGTGGTCGATTTGTTTGGTCAAGCACCCTACAGACCAGCTGGTTCTCCACTTGAGGATGATCCTAAAGTGTGGACAAGAACTGAAGCAACAAAATTTTGCATTGATGAGCTAGAAGCAGTTATTGGCGGTTTGCCAGCACGTGTAGCAGGAGATGCAAGTATTGCGAGTAAAGATGCGGGTCATTTCTTGTTAGCAAAATTGTATTTGAACAAAGCTGTTTTTGAATCAGCAGATGCTTCCGGTGCTATTACTTTTGCTGCAGCTGACATGACCAAAGTAGTACAGCACATTGATGCAATGACTAACACATTAGCTTCGAATTATTGGAAAAATTTTGCTCCTGATAACAACACTTCTAATGAAATTGTTTTTAGTTCTAAAAACATTCAAGGAGGCGCCGGCGGAAATACCCAGTCCAGATGGAGAATGTCTCAACATTACAATCAAACTCCAGGAGGTTGGAATGGTTTTGCTACCGTAGCAGAATACTACGATAGATTTGGAACTGCAGATGCTCGTAGACAATATTCTACACCGCAAATTATTGCCGATTTTGGGAATCCTGCTGGTTTTCAAATTGGTCAGCAATATGCTCCAGGAGGAGTTACTCCTCTACTTGATAATCCTGGTATTCCTTTAGTATTCACTAAGGCTTTAACTTTGATTACAAGTGGTCCTACTCTTAGAACTGCGGGTATTCGTGGTGAAAAATACATACCAGATAATGCCAATTTGAATTCTCCTGATAATGATTTAGTTATTATGCGTTATTCTGATGCTTTATTAATGAAAGCTGAAGCTATTGCTAGAGGTGGTTCAGGAACTGTAGGTGCCATTATGACAAATATTGCAACTCGTGCTGGTGTGACTGCAGCACCTGCAACTCTTGATGGAATTTATGCTGAAAGAGGACGTGAATTATGGTGGGAAGGTTGGAGAAGAAATGATATGATACGTTTTGGTAAATTCTTAGCAGTTAGAGAATTGAAACCATATGTTTCAGACAAAAAATATATTTTATACCCTATTCCAGCGGATGCATTATTTAATTCTAATTTAAAACAAAACCCTGGTTATTAAGATTTGTTTACTATTAATTATTTTGTGAGTTAGTTAGTTATAAAGAGGGTAATTTATTACCCTCTTTATTTTTTTACCCCTATACCATTTCTTTTAACATTGTTTCCTTAAATATTTAAATTCGTATGCCTGTTAATTACATCATTTTGCAACAATTTTTTATTGAAAGGGCTTCTAATTAGTTCGTTTTTAATTTTTTTATATAATCATTATTATATAAATTGCTCACTTCTAATTACCAAATCAAATAGTTATAAATATGTTTAATCGTATTTTTTTATTTCTTCCTCTTCTTTTTATTTTTTCAAATTGTTCTAAAGAAAATTCAGAAAAGAAAGACGCTTTATTCTCTAAACTTGAGGCTTCAACTACCGGAATAAATTTCGTCAACGAAGTCAAAAATGGTGAGGAAATGAACATATTCAAATACCGTAATTTTTACAATGGTGGTGGCGTCGCTATTGGAGATATTAACAATGACGGTCTTTCGGATGTTTATTTTACCTCAAACCTTGGAACAAATAAACTCTATTTGAACAAGGGAAACTTTAAGTTTCAAGACATTTCTAAAAAAGCTGGCGTTGAGGGAAAAAAATCATGGTCCACTGGAGTAGTGATGGTCGATATTAATGCCGACGGATTTCTTGACATTTATGTATGTAATGCGGGTAATACAAAAGGCGATAATCAAAAAAATGAACTTTTCATCAATAATGGCAATGGCACTTTTACCGAAAAAGCAGATCAATATAATCTTGCTGACTCTGGTATAACAACTCATGCCGCGTTTTTTGATTATGATAAAGATGGAGATTTAGATTGTTATATCTTAAATAATAGTTTTATCCCCGTAAGCAGTTTAAATTATTCAAATAAGAGAGATTTGCGTGACAAAGATTGGGATGTTAATGATATTCTAAAAGGAGGCGGTGATAAATTATTGCGAAACGATAATGGAAAGTTTATCGATGTAAGTGAAGCATCTGGAATCTATGGAAGCCTAATTGGTTTTGGTCTTGGCGTTACAGTTGGTGATGTTAATGGTGATTTATATCCAGATATTTACATTTCAAATGATTTTTACGAACATGATTACTTGTACATAAACAATAAAAACGGAACGTTTACAGAACAAATTCAAGATTGGGCCTCTCATATAAGTCAATCCTCCATGGGTGCTGATATGGCTGATGTTAATAATGATGGGACAGCAGATATTTTTGTAACGGATATGTTACCTGAACATGATGAACGTTTAAAAACGACCACCAATTTTGATAATTATGATCTGTTTTCAAGGAAATTGAGTATGGACTTTTATAATCAATATATGCAAAACACTTTGCAGATTAACAATGGAAGTAATCAATTTTTAGAAATTGCAAATTATGCAGGAATTGCAAAAACAGATTGGAGTTGGGGCGCTTTACTTTTTGATATGGACAATGATGGTTATAAAGACATCTATGTTTGCAATGGTATTTATCATGATTTAACGAATCAGGATTTTGTTGATTTTTTTGCTAATGATGTCCTTCAAAAAATGGTGATTACCGGCAAAAAAGATGATATGGAAAGCATAATCAATAAGATGCCGAGCACACCAATCCCAAACTATGCTTTTAAAAACAATAAAAATTTAACTTTCACTAATGAAGCGCAAAATTGGGGATTAGATACACCAAGTTTTTCAAATGGTGCGGCTTACGGAGATTTAGACAATGACGGGGATTTAGATTTGATTGTCAATAATGTCAACATGGAAGCGTTTGTTTATAAAAATAATTCTGAGAAAAATAAAAAAAATCATTTTGTAAAAGTTAAGCTAAAAGGAGTTAATCAAAATAAATTTGGAGTAGGAAGTGTTGTTGAATTATTTTCGGGTAAAGAAATTTTAAGACAAGAATTGATTCCTTCAAGAGGTTTTCAATCTTCTATCGATTATGTAATGACTTTTGGAATTGGAACAAAAAAAATTGATTCCTTACAAGTAATTTGGCCAAACAGTAAATTTCAAACGATTAAAAAGATCTCAAGTAATTC harbors:
- a CDS encoding SusC/RagA family TonB-linked outer membrane protein codes for the protein MKNSLLKGLMVFLTMLCASLTYSQDVSGTVSDSSGPLPGASILVKGTTSGAQTDLDGKFTIRNVGPNAVLVFSYIGLKTQEVNVAGKTSVTVLLKEDSAELKEVVVIGYGTVKKKDATGAVDQISSKSFDNISAASPADLLKGKTVGVQVTSSSGEPGAGVSIRIRGNSSIRSGNGPLIVIDGVPQEGGNVSSGGSDIGLGSSSARNPLNFINQNDIESMSILKDASSTAVYGSRGANGVIVITTKKSKSKEPELTYSTSFQSSKYSSDLDVMSAGEYVALGGTDRLSRGYNWKDAILQKGSAINHDLSFSKSTDNSSTRVSFGASNSDGIVKNTGLDKYTASLYNSNDFFGGALKVESRILYAGLKDRATLTSNNVGYVGNVIGTALYWDPTLPIYNADGTYYSRGNNGPQGPVDDDYLNPVQLLNSYNDYTNTNKIIGSINSIVKINSHLKYQFLFGIENSNSTRKSQLSPSIHIKDVAQATQGGVKKYGAAQISEQSRFNKTFEHTLNYNNSFGDNFTLDALLGYSYYDYNASGLNASGKGYDAAQTNLIDNIEGGFQQEYRADSFRNRSELQSYFARFNATLYKKLIVTATIRRDGSTKPGVNAKYDNFPSVGVAYKIVENKEGLLNDFKIRGSYGITGNQEFPTNSAVARSSYGLNGSLNLDSNGNSDLKWETTTSSGVGADFTLLNNRLNGTFDYYMRDTKDLIFPIPSAATQPGPPSPRYKNLPGNLINKGFEVSLGYKVIDKENFTWDVSGNASFQTNKMTNFAGFLQTGAINGQGLSNAYAEVITNEKPIYSYYIYEFRGYAADGSSIYADAAGNDSGLGTASKSILDKQPLPKMNLGFSTSLTFNNFDAAVSFYGAFGHYIYNNTANAYFFKGAFLGGKNVTSEVASSAQAQGDPNSPSTKYLEKGDFLRMGNLSFGYSFRGAAVLEKAKIKSARLFVNGSNLLLFTKYKGFDPEVDTDKQLGGVPSAGMDYLAYPKAKSVSVGLNVTF
- a CDS encoding RagB/SusD family nutrient uptake outer membrane protein; amino-acid sequence: MKKIRFIKGLLFVSTLTLAVGCTNLNEEVLDGVQIKSSTGASGSVNTGALLAKTYEGLRDFNGQGGVFTLDEMSTDALAGPTRGGDWDDNGALRQMHTHTWAPDHIEVKSAWNSLLSNVYNCNVIIEQGGTASQIVEARFLRAFYYYNVVDLFGQAPYRPAGSPLEDDPKVWTRTEATKFCIDELEAVIGGLPARVAGDASIASKDAGHFLLAKLYLNKAVFESADASGAITFAAADMTKVVQHIDAMTNTLASNYWKNFAPDNNTSNEIVFSSKNIQGGAGGNTQSRWRMSQHYNQTPGGWNGFATVAEYYDRFGTADARRQYSTPQIIADFGNPAGFQIGQQYAPGGVTPLLDNPGIPLVFTKALTLITSGPTLRTAGIRGEKYIPDNANLNSPDNDLVIMRYSDALLMKAEAIARGGSGTVGAIMTNIATRAGVTAAPATLDGIYAERGRELWWEGWRRNDMIRFGKFLAVRELKPYVSDKKYILYPIPADALFNSNLKQNPGY
- a CDS encoding VCBS repeat-containing protein, which encodes MFNRIFLFLPLLFIFSNCSKENSEKKDALFSKLEASTTGINFVNEVKNGEEMNIFKYRNFYNGGGVAIGDINNDGLSDVYFTSNLGTNKLYLNKGNFKFQDISKKAGVEGKKSWSTGVVMVDINADGFLDIYVCNAGNTKGDNQKNELFINNGNGTFTEKADQYNLADSGITTHAAFFDYDKDGDLDCYILNNSFIPVSSLNYSNKRDLRDKDWDVNDILKGGGDKLLRNDNGKFIDVSEASGIYGSLIGFGLGVTVGDVNGDLYPDIYISNDFYEHDYLYINNKNGTFTEQIQDWASHISQSSMGADMADVNNDGTADIFVTDMLPEHDERLKTTTNFDNYDLFSRKLSMDFYNQYMQNTLQINNGSNQFLEIANYAGIAKTDWSWGALLFDMDNDGYKDIYVCNGIYHDLTNQDFVDFFANDVLQKMVITGKKDDMESIINKMPSTPIPNYAFKNNKNLTFTNEAQNWGLDTPSFSNGAAYGDLDNDGDLDLIVNNVNMEAFVYKNNSEKNKKNHFVKVKLKGVNQNKFGVGSVVELFSGKEILRQELIPSRGFQSSIDYVMTFGIGTKKIDSLQVIWPNSKFQTIKKISSNSTIKLNIEDAKLNYTPKSIASKKLFSEKPTTFLVHKENDYIDFDYEGLISKELSQDGPSLALGDINGDGNDDVFIGGAKGNPGKIYQNKGNDNFSITTQKDLDSDANYEDIAASFFDADNDGDQDLMVGSGGNEKADQANYKNRLYLNNGKGIFVKSKIIIPTTNNNVSVIAANDFDSDGDIDVFIGSRSVPGVYGIDPKQLLLENDGKGNFTNATDKKAFKLNEVGMITDAVWEDIDNDGKKDLIIVGDWMSPKIFKNTGRRLVEFKSNLSSYHGFWNAVSCVDLNNDGKKDLVLGNKGTNTSYTASKTNPMKMFVNDFDNNGTIEQITTRTIDGKDIPIHLKQELAKQIPLIKKKNLSYADYSKKSFQELFVKEVIDNSIQKTVNIQESVIAINKGNGKFEVKALPKEVQFSCVNTICTLDVNKDGVLDLILGGNQYGFKPQFSRLDANYGSVLLGNKKGTFSWLPYANSGFFVKGEVKHVKGIKNKNNINSIIAVVNNSTPKIFKCNE